GCATGATCGGAAAAAGCCCGGAAGGATACATCCGTATGCCCGGCGAAGACGATGGCCCAGAAGAACTGGCTGCCTTCTATGGCGCTCTGGGCCGACCCGAGGCTGCTGACGGCTACGAGCTGCCGAATATGGACATGCCCGAGGGTTTTGAAATCCTCTAAGACCTGATCGAAGGTCTTAGAGGGAAGGCATATGAACTGGGTTTGACCCCGAAACAGGTCTCCGGACTGTACGAATGGTTCATGCCGATGGTCATGGACGCTCATCACGGATTGGAAAGCGAGACGCAATCCATGCGCGAAGCTGAATTGGAATCCTTGCGCTCTATCCATCGTGGTGAAACGCCCTCCGTTCTCGACCACGCCATGCGCGCCGCCGAAGCCATTGGCGGAGATGATCTGCTGGCGGCTCTCGATAAAACCAATGCGGGCAACCACGCCGCCGTAATCAACGCATTTGCCAAAATCGCGCCACTGGTCCTTGAAGGCGGGCTACGCGGCTCGACCAAAGGATGGGGTGAAGATCTGTCCATTGAACGACTGCGCAAAATGATGAAAGATCCCCGCTTCAGTGACCCGTCCAGACGTGATTCAACCTTCGTCAAAAAGGTCAACGAAGGCTTTGAAATGCTCTACCCCGGCGAATATATCCCCGGCAGCAGGCTCTAAACCAGAAAAACGACCGGGGGCGACAATTCGCTCCCGGTTATTCCCGGAGACGAAAAAAGATCTTGAGGGTACACCCGGTGCCGGGCCCCATAATCCAGACACACTTGACACAGCGGGTCATGCCGTACACAAGGGACGCGCATGCAAAATCTTATTGAACTGACAAAAAATGACCTTGAGGCGTTCGTTGCCGAAGATCTGAAAGAACCCCGTTTTCGAACGGAGCAGATCTGGCAATGGCTGTGGCAGAAACGTGTCCGTACCATTGACGACATGACGAACCTGTCCAAACCGCTCCGGGAAAAGGTCGCCGCCATGGCAACCATTGCCTGGCCGGAAATCGCCAAGGTCGCCACCAGCAAGGATGGAACCATCAAGTTCCTGTTGCGCATGGGTGACGGTGCGCTCATCGAGACCGTTCTCATTCCCATGAACGACCGCTACTCCCAATGCCTGTCCACTCAGGTGGGCTGTGCCATGGCATGCACCTTCTGCAACACCGGCAAACTCGGATTCGAACGCAACCTGACCTATGGCGAGATCATGGGACAGATCCTGGTGGGCCGCCAATACCTGGAAGATCAGGGCATGAACCCGCTCAAGAACCTCGTGTTCATGGGTATGGGTGAGCCACTGTTGAACCTCGATACACTTATCAAGGTGTTGACCGATCTGCCATGCGAACGCGGCTTGTCCCTTTCATGGCGCCGGTCCATGGTTTCCACCGTCGGTTTCCCCGACAAGCTCAAGATTTTGGGAGACCTTGAAATTGCCCTGCCGGCGATCTCCCTGCACGCCCCCACTCAGGAACTTCGCGCCAAGATCATGCCCAAGGCCGCCAAGGTTCATCTGAACGACCTCATGGCCAGCCTCAAGGCATATCCCATGCGTCAGCGCGAACGGATTACGTTTGAATACCTGCTGTTGAAGGACGTGAACGACTCAATGGAACACGCGGACCAACTGGCCCGACTCATTGACCGAAGAAAGGGCAAGATCAACCTCATCGCCTACAACGCGACCGAGGGCATGCCGTATGACGCCCCTGATCGCGGCAAGGTCGAAGCCTTTGAAAAACGGCTGTGGGATCACGGAATGACCGCTTTTATTCGCCGCTCCATGGGCTCGGACATTAAGGCGGCATGTGGTCAGCTCAAAGCTGACAACATGTAATCCACCTTATTGTCAAATTCAGTATTACCGGAATGTTGTGCTGAATTGTCTGGCTATTGCGACAAGATTGTCTGCCCAGTTTTCCGCGAGAGGATCAGCCACGACCACCTGACCGCCAATGGCATCGGCGATGGTCTGTGCAGACTTGTCAGAGAATTGCGGCTGAACAATAATAGCCGTGATTGATTCTTCTTTTGCCAGTGCAATGACCTCTGCCA
The genomic region above belongs to uncultured Pseudodesulfovibrio sp. and contains:
- the rlmN gene encoding 23S rRNA (adenine(2503)-C(2))-methyltransferase RlmN, giving the protein MQNLIELTKNDLEAFVAEDLKEPRFRTEQIWQWLWQKRVRTIDDMTNLSKPLREKVAAMATIAWPEIAKVATSKDGTIKFLLRMGDGALIETVLIPMNDRYSQCLSTQVGCAMACTFCNTGKLGFERNLTYGEIMGQILVGRQYLEDQGMNPLKNLVFMGMGEPLLNLDTLIKVLTDLPCERGLSLSWRRSMVSTVGFPDKLKILGDLEIALPAISLHAPTQELRAKIMPKAAKVHLNDLMASLKAYPMRQRERITFEYLLLKDVNDSMEHADQLARLIDRRKGKINLIAYNATEGMPYDAPDRGKVEAFEKRLWDHGMTAFIRRSMGSDIKAACGQLKADNM